A genomic segment from Truepera sp. encodes:
- a CDS encoding sugar transferase, protein MRSKFDLTVAGLTLLLLSPLLGLVALAILAERKGPVLFKQVRVGHLGRPFDIFKFRTMVVGAESLGSSVTVAGDQRVTRLGRFLRRTKLDELPQLWNVVRGEMALVGPRPEVPEIVAYYTPEMRRILTILPGLTSVASLDLFDEEGLLAGANDPDDFYIKVLVPAKVSYAMVHVDDRSFRLELATLWRTAAAALNRMLGKSSGGELMSRMRESLIAANEADYHVVEDSA, encoded by the coding sequence ATGCGATCGAAGTTCGACTTGACAGTGGCAGGGTTGACCCTTCTCCTGCTCTCTCCCCTTCTAGGCCTGGTCGCGTTAGCGATCCTGGCCGAGCGGAAGGGGCCCGTGCTGTTCAAGCAAGTTCGCGTCGGTCATCTTGGCCGGCCCTTCGACATCTTCAAGTTCCGGACCATGGTCGTGGGTGCCGAGAGCCTAGGTAGCAGCGTGACCGTCGCGGGTGACCAGCGCGTGACCCGCTTGGGACGATTCCTCAGACGCACCAAGCTCGACGAGCTTCCTCAACTGTGGAACGTAGTACGAGGCGAGATGGCCCTCGTCGGGCCTCGCCCGGAAGTCCCGGAGATCGTTGCGTACTACACACCCGAGATGCGGCGAATACTGACCATACTCCCCGGCCTCACATCGGTTGCCAGCCTTGATCTATTCGACGAGGAGGGACTGTTGGCAGGCGCAAACGACCCCGACGATTTCTACATCAAGGTCTTAGTGCCGGCAAAGGTCTCCTACGCTATGGTCCATGTGGACGATCGATCGTTCAGGTTGGAGCTTGCCACGCTTTGGCGGACGGCAGCTGCGGCCCTGAATCGGATGCTCGGCAAGTCATCCGGCGGTGAGCTCATGAGCCGGATGCGTGAAAGCCTGATAGCTGCCAACGAGGCCGACTATCACGTGGTCGAGGACAGCGCCTAG
- a CDS encoding tellurite resistance/C4-dicarboxylate transporter family protein, producing the protein MTGEASTGKVPGTRPDGALRSLVREFPPEYFGLVMATGIVALALDLAGAGGLALALTWLNLATYGLLILLVVARLLLYPGRTLRDLVDHVRGPGYFTWVAASGVLGGQAQLLLGSFELARVLWLVAAGLWLLIIYAFFAAVTLRRAKPRLDRAISGSWLLAVVATQAVALLGAQLDGARGWGGAELVFVSLCLFLVGSVLYLLVIGLIFYRFTFLPIHPADLSPPYWINMGALAITTLTGATLLSVTGPEPIWGMVRPFLSGFTLLFWSFGSWWIPLLVVFGVWRHLVARYPLRYAPEYWGLVFPLGMYSVATHQLAQHVGLQAMLDLSLVFAWVAAAAWLITYAAMWLSGFGTRGGARLLGGSRRR; encoded by the coding sequence GTGACGGGCGAGGCGAGCACCGGTAAGGTCCCGGGAACCCGACCCGACGGCGCCCTGCGCTCGCTCGTCAGGGAGTTCCCTCCCGAGTACTTCGGGCTGGTGATGGCGACCGGGATCGTGGCGCTCGCGTTGGATCTCGCGGGCGCCGGGGGGTTGGCGTTGGCCCTCACGTGGCTCAACCTGGCCACCTACGGCCTGCTGATCCTCCTCGTCGTCGCCAGGCTGCTGCTTTACCCGGGCCGCACGCTGCGTGACCTGGTGGATCACGTGCGGGGCCCCGGCTACTTCACGTGGGTCGCGGCCAGTGGCGTCCTCGGGGGGCAGGCGCAGCTTCTCCTCGGAAGCTTCGAGCTGGCGCGTGTCTTGTGGCTGGTGGCGGCCGGGCTCTGGCTCCTGATCATCTACGCCTTCTTCGCCGCGGTGACGCTGAGGAGGGCCAAGCCGCGTCTCGATCGAGCCATCAGCGGCTCGTGGTTGCTGGCGGTGGTGGCCACCCAGGCCGTCGCGCTTCTCGGCGCACAGTTGGACGGTGCGCGCGGTTGGGGGGGCGCCGAACTCGTCTTCGTGAGTCTTTGCCTGTTCCTCGTTGGCAGCGTCCTATACCTGCTTGTCATCGGGTTGATCTTCTACCGCTTCACGTTCCTCCCGATCCACCCCGCGGACCTGAGCCCGCCCTACTGGATCAACATGGGCGCCCTGGCGATAACCACGCTCACCGGGGCCACGCTCCTGTCCGTGACCGGTCCGGAGCCCATCTGGGGCATGGTCAGGCCGTTCTTGTCCGGCTTCACCCTGCTGTTCTGGTCCTTCGGCAGTTGGTGGATACCGCTCCTGGTGGTGTTCGGCGTGTGGCGCCACTTGGTGGCCCGTTACCCCTTACGCTATGCACCCGAGTATTGGGGGCTCGTGTTCCCGCTGGGCATGTACAGCGTGGCTACCCATCAACTCGCGCAGCATGTCGGCCTACAGGCCATGCTCGACCTTTCGCTGGTGTTCGCGTGGGTGGCGGCGGCCGCCTGGCTCATCACGTACGCGGCCATGTGGTTGTCGGGGTTCGGGACGCGCGGTGGTGCGCGCCTTCTTGGTGGGAGCCGCAGGAGGTGA
- a CDS encoding MDR family MFS transporter: MPAAPGLPPTSTSQRRGVVMGFLMLTMSLASIEGTIVATAMPSIVASVGGFEYYAWVFAAFLLAQATSTPLYGRLADVHGRKPVLLVGISVFLVGSALCGFATTMPMLVAFRLIQGLGAGAVYPTVSTLAGDLYDVNERGKAQGYLSSVWGVSAVLGPLLGGALVENAHWAWVFWFNVPFGIAAMVGLSLFLHESIERTDQRLDTTSAVLMFLAIGSFMLLLTQGPQWGPAPAGALAALSLATGVVFVRRQLGSATPLIGIDLWRDKLIRLADAATFSGGMLMIGLITYSPTYVQGVMGYSPTVAGLTLTTMSVGWTLASLVAGRLIVPLGPAISGRIGGVSAALGGFLYLLLTPERGPWWVAFSSLAVGVGLGFIMTTMIVTIQSSVAWSRRGAATAANMLMRLLGNSVGAAALGAVLNLSLSRSAGGGDNDVLQQVQALLEPGGNPAAVDAGTLAILASSLHTVYVGVFVISAGVCLLTWLLPRDRRLT, from the coding sequence ATGCCTGCTGCCCCCGGTCTACCGCCCACGTCCACCAGCCAACGGCGTGGGGTCGTGATGGGCTTCCTGATGCTGACGATGTCACTCGCCTCGATCGAGGGCACGATCGTCGCAACGGCCATGCCGAGCATCGTCGCCAGCGTTGGCGGCTTCGAGTACTACGCCTGGGTGTTCGCCGCCTTCCTCCTCGCGCAGGCGACTTCCACGCCGCTGTACGGCCGCTTGGCGGACGTTCATGGCCGCAAGCCCGTGCTGCTCGTAGGCATCAGCGTGTTCCTGGTCGGTTCGGCGCTGTGTGGCTTCGCCACCACGATGCCCATGCTCGTGGCCTTCCGCCTTATCCAGGGGCTTGGGGCGGGCGCGGTCTATCCGACCGTCTCGACGCTGGCGGGCGACCTCTACGACGTGAACGAACGCGGCAAGGCGCAGGGGTACTTGTCGAGCGTGTGGGGCGTGTCCGCCGTGCTGGGTCCCCTGCTCGGCGGTGCTCTCGTCGAGAACGCCCACTGGGCGTGGGTGTTCTGGTTCAACGTCCCGTTCGGCATCGCCGCGATGGTGGGCTTGTCGCTCTTCTTGCACGAGTCGATCGAGCGGACGGACCAGCGCCTCGACACTACGAGCGCCGTGCTCATGTTCCTGGCCATCGGCTCCTTCATGCTTCTCCTCACGCAGGGGCCGCAGTGGGGCCCCGCTCCCGCCGGCGCCTTGGCGGCGCTGTCGCTCGCGACCGGGGTCGTCTTCGTGCGGCGGCAGCTCGGCAGCGCCACGCCCCTGATAGGGATCGACCTCTGGCGCGACAAGCTGATCCGCTTGGCCGACGCCGCCACCTTCTCCGGCGGCATGTTGATGATCGGGTTGATCACCTATTCGCCCACGTACGTGCAGGGGGTCATGGGCTACTCGCCCACCGTCGCGGGGCTCACGCTCACGACCATGTCGGTGGGGTGGACCCTGGCATCGCTGGTGGCAGGCCGGCTGATAGTGCCGCTCGGCCCCGCCATATCGGGGCGCATCGGGGGCGTGTCCGCGGCCCTCGGCGGCTTCCTCTACCTCTTGCTCACGCCGGAACGGGGGCCGTGGTGGGTCGCGTTCTCGTCGCTTGCCGTCGGGGTGGGGTTGGGGTTCATCATGACCACCATGATCGTGACCATCCAGTCGTCCGTCGCCTGGTCGAGGCGCGGCGCCGCCACGGCCGCCAACATGCTCATGCGCTTGCTCGGCAACTCGGTCGGGGCCGCCGCCCTAGGCGCGGTACTTAACCTCTCCCTCTCGCGCAGCGCCGGAGGTGGCGACAACGACGTCTTGCAGCAGGTCCAGGCGCTTCTCGAGCCTGGCGGCAACCCTGCGGCGGTCGACGCCGGCACGCTGGCCATCCTCGCCTCCAGCCTTCACACCGTGTACGTGGGGGTGTTCGTCATCAGCGCCGGGGTTTGCCTGCTTACGTGGTTGCTGCCGCGAGACAGGCGGCTCACGTGA
- a CDS encoding metallophosphoesterase, translating to MPVRGLTEPLTIAFLADFHLGPYMGRRQLREWVDASNDLVPDLVVLGGDLVDRFYAGDLTELVAEGSRLTSRLGVVAVPGNHDRVRYPDLTPLHAAVQAAGASLLVNQGVRLREDLVVGGLDDLRRGSPDVGRTFQGLADGEGARVLVSHNPDVIPDLGPTAAAGRPIDLILCGHTHGGQVCLPFVGPLVTSSQYGARYAQGWVEAPEPAFVSRGLGVSLVPFRLLCAPELVFLELEPQ from the coding sequence ATGCCAGTGCGAGGACTCACGGAGCCGTTGACGATCGCGTTCCTCGCCGACTTTCACCTTGGACCCTACATGGGCAGGCGCCAGTTGCGTGAGTGGGTGGACGCGAGTAACGACCTGGTCCCCGACCTCGTCGTGCTTGGTGGCGACCTCGTGGACCGCTTCTACGCCGGTGATCTTACGGAGTTGGTGGCGGAAGGCTCCCGTCTCACCAGCCGCCTCGGCGTCGTTGCCGTGCCGGGTAACCATGATCGGGTCCGCTACCCTGACCTGACGCCGCTGCACGCGGCCGTGCAAGCCGCCGGGGCGTCGCTCCTCGTGAACCAGGGTGTGCGGCTCCGCGAGGACCTTGTCGTCGGGGGTCTCGACGACCTCAGGCGTGGCTCACCGGACGTGGGCAGGACGTTCCAGGGGCTGGCCGACGGTGAAGGAGCGAGGGTTCTGGTCAGCCATAACCCCGACGTCATTCCGGACCTGGGGCCGACGGCAGCAGCCGGTAGGCCGATCGACCTGATCCTCTGCGGCCACACCCACGGAGGCCAGGTCTGCCTGCCGTTCGTTGGGCCGCTGGTCACGTCTTCTCAATACGGGGCGCGCTACGCGCAGGGTTGGGTTGAAGCCCCAGAACCCGCCTTCGTGTCCCGGGGGCTGGGTGTCAGTCTCGTCCCGTTCAGGCTTCTCTGCGCACCGGAACTCGTCTTTCTCGAGTTGGAACCGCAGTGA
- a CDS encoding FAD-dependent oxidoreductase — protein MNPSMGPGGNVPLWELGSWRELGSLEGTRFADVCVVGLGGSGLAAVLELRRLGVSVVGLDAGSVAAGAAGRNGGLLLAGTAAFYHDARRALGAERAHHLYQLTRQGVTDELAAAGPTARRVGSLRVAADEGERADCEAQYAAMREDGLPVERYEGPEGVGLLFEEDAVFNPLERCRRLARAALAGGAELFERSRVTELSGTRVGTERGEVVCGAAIVAVDGHLARLLPELSGRVRDVRLQMLGTAPTDEVRFQRPVYRRYGFEYYQQDPLGRIALGGFRDRGGAAEWTDDPEPSGPVQELLEGYLHDALGVRAPITHRWAATVGYVDGVLPVAEQVRAGVWALGAYNGTGNVIGAVLGRAAARRAVGLPSTEWEAFGGS, from the coding sequence GTGAACCCCTCCATGGGTCCCGGTGGCAACGTGCCCCTCTGGGAACTGGGGTCGTGGCGAGAACTCGGAAGCCTCGAAGGGACCAGGTTCGCCGACGTGTGCGTCGTCGGCCTGGGCGGCTCGGGCCTGGCGGCCGTGCTCGAACTAAGGCGCCTGGGCGTCAGCGTGGTGGGGCTCGATGCCGGAAGCGTGGCCGCCGGGGCGGCGGGCCGCAACGGCGGGTTGCTGCTGGCGGGCACCGCCGCCTTCTATCACGACGCTCGAAGGGCATTGGGCGCCGAGCGGGCCCACCACCTCTATCAACTCACGCGGCAGGGCGTAACGGACGAGCTGGCGGCTGCAGGGCCCACGGCCCGGCGGGTGGGTTCGCTGCGGGTGGCCGCCGACGAGGGAGAACGTGCTGACTGCGAAGCCCAGTACGCCGCCATGCGCGAGGACGGCCTCCCCGTGGAGAGGTACGAGGGTCCCGAGGGAGTCGGGCTCCTGTTCGAGGAGGACGCCGTCTTCAACCCCTTGGAGCGTTGCCGGAGGCTGGCTCGCGCGGCGTTGGCCGGGGGCGCGGAGCTGTTCGAGCGGAGCCGCGTTACCGAGTTGAGCGGCACGCGGGTGGGTACCGAGCGCGGCGAGGTAGTGTGTGGTGCGGCCATAGTGGCCGTCGACGGGCACCTAGCGCGTCTGCTGCCGGAGCTGTCCGGCAGGGTGAGGGACGTGCGCCTACAGATGCTCGGCACCGCGCCGACAGACGAGGTCCGCTTCCAGCGGCCCGTCTATCGCCGCTACGGGTTCGAGTACTACCAGCAGGACCCGCTCGGCAGGATCGCGCTCGGGGGCTTTCGTGACCGTGGGGGAGCTGCCGAGTGGACGGACGACCCCGAGCCTAGCGGGCCCGTCCAGGAGCTGCTGGAGGGCTATCTGCATGACGCGCTGGGAGTGCGGGCGCCCATCACTCACCGCTGGGCGGCGACGGTGGGCTACGTCGATGGCGTATTGCCAGTGGCGGAGCAAGTTCGCGCCGGGGTGTGGGCGCTAGGCGCCTACAACGGCACCGGTAACGTCATCGGGGCGGTCCTGGGGCGGGCAGCGGCGCGCCGGGCGGTGGGGTTGCCCTCCACCGAGTGGGAGGCTTTCGGTGGCAGCTGA
- a CDS encoding FtsX-like permease family protein: protein MRPREIVSTAIANTFRSKLRTLLTSLAIFVGAFTLTLTNGLGTGITRYIDGQIGSLGGQDLLSVSKASTDDGPFGQSDGPREYDPDRQVIKAGGGFNLEAIGQDDLDFIAGLPGVVSVEPVRLVAPTFIEHDGGKKFELFVSPAPSGLTVDLAVGSQISATGLRSVPGHDEPLPELLLPVAYVTPMGYASNQDAVGSMVSISVADVQGKQHLVQAAVAGVQQPSLFGDAVTVSRPLMDELYAAQTTGLPAAVANVYRGATAHLKPGLSKADLRQLKSDLKEHGLTGLTLADQLGAINSVINGIVGVLNAFAGIALVAAGFGIINTLLMAVQERTREIGLMKAMGMGAGKIFALFSSEAVFIGFLGSAAGALVAIVAGTLVSDWLSRGPLADLSGLHVLAFDPLRVAVVIAVVMLLAFLAGTLPASRAARQNPIDALRYE, encoded by the coding sequence ATGAGGCCCCGTGAGATAGTCTCCACCGCCATCGCGAACACGTTCCGCAGCAAACTCAGAACGCTGCTCACCTCGTTGGCGATCTTCGTGGGGGCGTTCACCCTCACTCTCACTAACGGCCTGGGTACGGGCATCACGCGCTACATCGACGGTCAGATAGGCAGCCTCGGCGGTCAGGACCTGCTGTCGGTGTCCAAGGCCTCCACCGATGACGGACCCTTCGGCCAGTCGGACGGACCGCGGGAGTACGATCCCGATCGTCAGGTCATCAAGGCCGGGGGAGGCTTCAACCTCGAAGCCATCGGCCAGGACGACCTCGACTTCATCGCCGGCCTGCCCGGAGTCGTCTCCGTCGAACCCGTGCGCCTCGTTGCGCCTACCTTCATAGAACATGACGGCGGCAAGAAGTTCGAGCTCTTCGTCTCGCCGGCACCGAGCGGCCTGACGGTCGACCTTGCGGTGGGCTCGCAGATCTCGGCTACGGGACTTCGCTCCGTGCCCGGTCATGACGAACCACTGCCGGAGCTACTCCTGCCCGTGGCCTACGTCACGCCCATGGGGTACGCCTCTAACCAGGACGCGGTGGGGTCCATGGTGAGCATCTCGGTGGCCGACGTACAGGGCAAGCAGCATCTCGTACAAGCAGCCGTGGCGGGAGTGCAGCAACCAAGCCTGTTCGGCGACGCCGTCACCGTGTCGCGCCCCCTGATGGACGAGCTCTACGCGGCCCAGACCACCGGCCTGCCGGCGGCCGTAGCCAACGTCTACAGGGGCGCCACGGCGCACCTTAAGCCCGGGCTCTCCAAGGCAGACCTACGCCAGTTGAAAAGCGACCTCAAGGAGCATGGCCTCACCGGCCTCACGCTCGCGGATCAACTCGGGGCCATTAACAGCGTCATCAACGGGATCGTCGGCGTGCTCAACGCCTTCGCCGGCATCGCCCTCGTGGCCGCCGGCTTCGGCATCATCAACACCCTGCTGATGGCCGTGCAGGAACGTACGCGAGAGATCGGCCTCATGAAGGCGATGGGCATGGGGGCCGGGAAGATCTTCGCGCTCTTCTCGAGCGAGGCCGTGTTCATCGGGTTCCTGGGCAGCGCCGCCGGGGCGCTCGTGGCGATAGTCGCGGGCACGCTCGTCAGCGACTGGCTGTCACGGGGCCCATTAGCCGACCTCTCCGGGCTGCACGTCCTCGCCTTCGATCCGCTACGTGTAGCCGTGGTCATCGCCGTGGTCATGCTTCTCGCTTTCTTAGCGGGCACCTTGCCGGCAAGCCGGGCCGCGAGGCAGAACCCGATCGACGCGTTGCGTTACGAGTGA
- a CDS encoding GlsB/YeaQ/YmgE family stress response membrane protein, which produces MSILLFIILGALAGWLAGAITGTGGGILTDIIVGIIGALLGGWLFQEFGSAGITGFNFYSLLVAVVGAVILLVILKAVRR; this is translated from the coding sequence ATGAGCATCCTGTTGTTCATCATCCTAGGAGCACTGGCAGGCTGGCTAGCCGGCGCCATCACCGGTACCGGGGGCGGGATATTGACCGACATAATCGTCGGCATCATCGGCGCCCTCCTGGGCGGCTGGCTCTTCCAGGAGTTCGGCAGCGCCGGCATCACCGGGTTCAACTTCTACAGCCTGCTCGTGGCGGTCGTCGGTGCCGTCATCCTGTTGGTGATCCTCAAGGCCGTCAGGCGCTGA
- a CDS encoding ABC transporter ATP-binding protein — MNQRTEDQSEPVHTKGGVAQPRPTGPVTGTKGPSSVVRATGLSKAYINGETRFEALKGVSLDVLAGETLAIQGKSGSGKSTLMHMLALLDSPTEGSIEVNGIDARSLKDKELNRLRNSTFGFVFQQFFMIPSATVLENVILPLKIAGMGSRERRERGLMVLEQVEMADKAGNRATDLSGGQKQRMVIARAIANDPQVIFADEPTGNLDSVTSKVIEDLLFDFNRTRGITVVIVTHDEDLALRCGRRVILKDGEIVAEHVSGAQA; from the coding sequence GTGAATCAGCGAACCGAGGACCAGTCCGAACCAGTACACACCAAAGGTGGGGTGGCGCAACCCCGCCCAACCGGGCCGGTGACCGGCACCAAGGGGCCAAGCAGCGTGGTGAGGGCGACCGGCCTCTCCAAGGCTTACATCAACGGCGAGACCCGCTTCGAGGCGCTAAAGGGTGTGTCGCTGGACGTCCTGGCGGGCGAAACGCTCGCGATCCAGGGCAAGAGCGGCTCGGGCAAATCGACCCTGATGCACATGCTGGCGCTCCTCGACTCCCCCACCGAAGGGAGCATCGAGGTCAACGGGATCGACGCCAGGTCGCTCAAGGACAAGGAACTGAACCGCCTACGCAATTCCACCTTCGGCTTCGTGTTCCAGCAGTTCTTCATGATCCCCAGCGCGACGGTGCTGGAGAACGTCATCCTGCCCCTCAAGATCGCGGGCATGGGTTCGCGAGAGCGACGCGAGCGTGGGCTCATGGTGCTCGAACAGGTCGAGATGGCGGACAAGGCCGGCAACCGGGCCACCGACCTCTCTGGTGGCCAGAAGCAGCGCATGGTGATCGCGCGGGCCATCGCCAACGACCCGCAGGTGATCTTCGCGGATGAGCCTACGGGTAACCTCGACAGCGTGACGAGCAAGGTGATCGAGGACCTCCTCTTCGACTTCAACCGCACAAGGGGCATCACCGTGGTGATCGTCACCCACGACGAGGACCTGGCGCTGCGCTGTGGCCGCCGAGTCATCCTGAAAGACGGGGAGATCGTGGCCGAGCACGTAAGTGGGGCTCAGGCATGA
- a CDS encoding VOC family protein has product MATRTEIKPGHPVWADVIAPDVREAADFYQHLFGWEYEVGGSELGFYRTALEAGRKVAGIGDAYSPDAHMAWTVYFATPDVVRTVARANELGAAVVMEPEEIPQQGMVAMVSAPGGATFGLWQAFHHPGFELKSEHGAYTWCEAGVSNVQAATAFYCALFGFGSSASADGKHQVLSLDGEKLAGVSGRRDDQEADEWTVYFQVHDTDAAVAAVQAGGGSVLFGPSDQAEGRVAVFSDQAGARFGVLNP; this is encoded by the coding sequence ATGGCAACGCGCACCGAGATCAAGCCAGGCCACCCGGTCTGGGCGGACGTCATAGCTCCGGACGTCCGCGAGGCGGCAGACTTCTACCAACACTTGTTCGGCTGGGAGTACGAGGTCGGTGGCTCCGAACTCGGCTTCTACCGCACGGCCCTCGAGGCCGGTCGGAAGGTGGCGGGCATCGGCGACGCGTACAGCCCTGATGCGCACATGGCCTGGACGGTCTATTTCGCGACACCCGACGTCGTCAGGACGGTGGCGAGGGCGAACGAGCTCGGCGCCGCCGTCGTCATGGAGCCCGAGGAGATCCCGCAGCAGGGCATGGTCGCCATGGTGTCGGCGCCCGGTGGTGCCACCTTCGGTCTGTGGCAGGCCTTTCACCATCCTGGTTTCGAGCTGAAGTCGGAGCACGGCGCCTACACCTGGTGCGAGGCCGGTGTCTCCAACGTGCAGGCGGCAACGGCCTTCTACTGCGCCCTCTTCGGCTTCGGCAGTTCGGCTTCGGCCGATGGTAAGCACCAAGTGCTGTCGCTGGACGGCGAGAAGCTCGCGGGCGTGAGCGGGCGGCGTGACGACCAGGAAGCAGACGAGTGGACGGTCTACTTCCAGGTCCACGACACCGATGCAGCGGTGGCGGCCGTACAGGCGGGTGGCGGCAGCGTGCTGTTCGGACCGAGCGACCAGGCCGAGGGCCGGGTGGCCGTATTCAGCGACCAGGCCGGCGCCCGCTTCGGAGTCCTCAACCCTTGA
- a CDS encoding SprT family zinc-dependent metalloprotease, with product MPKRAAGPYERKAAAGGAGKPGTRTLTTIAGLELEVVRKRVKRLSLRVYPPDGHVRLTVPTHAKQRELEALVRERSDWIERHRRRFRTLAAAGEARYVAGETHYLRGRPYRLERSTVNARPGAAGRASLELNAGSLLLRAPEASTEEDLRRAFDAFYRRTLKADLDPLVGRWEAHLGRNVSSFGIKRMTTRWGSCNPRASRIWLNLELAKRRPELLEYVVVHELAHLYVPNHGADFKALMSRLLPSWRELGAELDAWPIWARLPPPDPPD from the coding sequence ATGCCGAAACGAGCGGCCGGGCCGTATGAACGAAAGGCAGCAGCCGGTGGCGCGGGGAAGCCCGGGACGAGAACACTCACGACGATCGCCGGCCTCGAACTCGAGGTCGTGAGGAAGCGGGTCAAGCGGCTGAGCCTTCGCGTGTACCCGCCCGACGGACACGTGCGTCTCACGGTGCCCACCCACGCCAAGCAACGAGAACTGGAGGCTCTGGTAAGGGAGCGCTCGGACTGGATCGAGCGTCACAGGAGGCGCTTCCGGACGCTGGCCGCGGCCGGAGAGGCGCGCTACGTTGCCGGCGAGACCCACTACCTTCGCGGTCGTCCGTACCGATTGGAACGGAGCACCGTGAACGCCCGGCCCGGCGCAGCGGGGCGCGCGAGCCTGGAGTTGAACGCCGGGTCTCTCCTGCTGCGCGCGCCCGAGGCGAGTACCGAAGAAGACCTGCGGCGTGCCTTCGACGCCTTCTACCGCCGGACATTGAAGGCCGACCTGGACCCTCTGGTCGGCCGTTGGGAGGCCCACCTCGGGCGCAACGTAAGCAGCTTCGGGATCAAGCGCATGACCACGCGCTGGGGAAGCTGCAACCCGCGGGCCTCACGGATCTGGCTGAACCTGGAGCTCGCCAAGAGGCGCCCCGAGCTGCTCGAGTACGTCGTCGTGCACGAACTGGCCCACCTCTACGTGCCGAACCACGGCGCGGACTTCAAGGCGCTGATGTCACGGCTGCTCCCGAGCTGGCGCGAGCTCGGCGCGGAACTCGACGCCTGGCCGATCTGGGCGCGCCTCCCCCCACCCGACCCTCCGGACTGA
- the msrB gene encoding peptide-methionine (R)-S-oxide reductase MsrB — protein sequence MRNDTQAGGKTPDATPLRERLTPLAWRVTQEAGTEAPFTGAFWDHFAAGDYHCVVCGTQLFKSGDKFHSSCGWPSFSDVAAQGHVTTHEDLSHGMHRIEVNCAHCGAHLGHVFPDGPEPTGLRYCINSAALEFEPQD from the coding sequence ATGAGAAACGATACGCAAGCAGGCGGGAAAACCCCTGACGCGACGCCACTGCGAGAGCGCCTGACGCCTCTCGCCTGGCGCGTCACGCAAGAAGCCGGCACCGAGGCGCCCTTCACGGGTGCCTTCTGGGACCACTTCGCCGCGGGCGACTACCACTGCGTGGTGTGTGGGACCCAGTTGTTCAAGTCCGGTGACAAGTTCCACTCCTCCTGTGGCTGGCCCAGCTTCTCGGACGTGGCCGCGCAGGGTCACGTCACGACGCACGAGGACCTGAGCCACGGCATGCACCGGATCGAGGTCAACTGCGCCCACTGTGGGGCTCACTTGGGCCACGTATTCCCTGACGGCCCTGAGCCCACTGGGTTGCGCTATTGCATCAACTCCGCCGCGCTGGAGTTCGAACCCCAGGACTGA
- a CDS encoding Hsp20/alpha crystallin family protein: MPLVKSSNVRTRPLARYLSQGGTMDDFFQQFESLLQPVSSRAEGALFANPYPIDLYEDGDNVVLEMAVPGLRPEQLDISLEGRQLSIRGTLPETDESEDGGRRYWSKAIVRGEFQRNVTVPAGVDPERITARVDQGLLILTMPKAAEAKARKIAIDNH; this comes from the coding sequence ATGCCACTAGTCAAGAGCAGTAACGTACGCACTCGTCCACTGGCGCGCTACCTGAGCCAAGGCGGCACGATGGACGACTTCTTCCAGCAGTTCGAGAGCCTGCTGCAGCCGGTAAGCAGCCGCGCCGAGGGCGCGCTGTTCGCCAACCCGTACCCCATCGACCTGTACGAGGACGGCGACAACGTCGTGCTTGAGATGGCGGTTCCCGGTCTGCGGCCCGAGCAACTCGACATCAGCCTCGAGGGTCGGCAGTTGAGCATCCGCGGCACCCTGCCCGAGACCGACGAGTCCGAGGACGGCGGACGCCGCTACTGGTCCAAGGCGATCGTCCGGGGCGAGTTCCAGCGGAACGTGACCGTTCCGGCCGGGGTGGACCCTGAACGCATCACGGCGCGGGTGGACCAGGGCCTCCTGATCCTCACGATGCCGAAGGCCGCGGAGGCCAAGGCGCGCAAGATCGCCATCGACAACCACTGA